Proteins encoded in a region of the Dromaius novaehollandiae isolate bDroNov1 chromosome 18, bDroNov1.hap1, whole genome shotgun sequence genome:
- the MFSD6L gene encoding major facilitator superfamily domain-containing protein 6-like, which translates to MGPSRQWDVRGALAASGLFRFLHSAGGGCVAPFFTLYLRHLGLPAALVGAVVGAKHLVGAAWAPLGSCYTRRHRRRKALVAGCLLCSAGAGLLLTLVPAATPAAGQGLCGGSAGGRGAANATSEAPREVPRATARALVTGARPESTLQGVVGFVGTPGKEDGGVGKGGARTDRYADGPSGSATALEAVNEEPRVLATPAPYGPLSLGLEKETRGPAAVVVDLADNPENSLPISENSKFPSFITHLPTVGGAYVSENLSDRWKEAPDVSFDMVQNTIFQDRERQVFLMVLGAVVLWELLASPLERTVDEGLYEYLDFVDATDRYGKLWIWSYLGASGGAFSIAVFVDQLNCFLSSNVSRLAVHFYGYAVLMTLSFVASIFFPTYIPKKTKHMNKTAKALSLIGSDGRAVLSAVTVVLTGVAGSTAQNFLFWQMQDQGSSETYMGLAVAVGLIAELLLYFFKSKLLRTLSSSVVVALSLGCLAVQLLCYSFLWSAWSVLLVQVLSAVSNGALWWAVNLTVDDIATPGMERCLHAVLRGLSHGAGAALGSVAGGFVVASFGLAVLYRACCVGLVLWLCVFLIVQSRLPRQKKINYSHLLAADSSDASDSEEEKERDWLVKAMKDDGFSRNW; encoded by the coding sequence ATGGGGCCGAGCCGGCAGTGGGACGTCCGCGGCGCCCTGGCGGCGTCCGGCCTCTTCCGCTTTCTGCAcagcgcggggggcggctgcgtGGCGCCGTTCTTCACCCTCTACCTGCGGCAcctggggctgccggcggcgctgGTGGGCGCCGTCGTGGGGGCGAAGCACCTGGTGGGCgccgcctgggccccgctgggCTCCTGCTACACCAGGAGGCACCGCAGGAGGAAGGCGCTGGTGGCCGGCTGCCTGCTGTGCTCGGCCGGAGCGGGCCTGCTGCTCACGCTGGTGCCCGCCGCGACGCCGGCCGCCGGGCAAGGGCTCTGCGGCGGGAGCGCGGGTGGCCGCGGTGCCGCCAACGCCACGTCGGAAGCGCCCCGGGAGGTGCCGAGAGCCACCGCACGCGCTTTGGTGACAGGCGCGCGGCCGGAGTCAACCCTGCAAGGAGTGGTTGGCTTTGTGGGTACACCCGGGAAGGAAGACGGGGGAGTTGGCAAGGGTGGCGCGAGGACGGATCGCTACGCTGATGGTCCCTCTGGCTCGGCAACTGCACTGGAAGCAGTTAATGAAGAGCCGCGCGTGCTGGCAACGCCTGCGCCCTACGGCCCCCTCTCGCTTGGACTCGAGAAGGAAACACGCGGTCCAGCTGCTGTTGTGGTGGATCTTGCTGATAATCCTGAAAATAGCCTTCCCATTAGTGAAAACAGTAAGTTCCCTTCGTTTATAACCCATCTTCCTACTGTTGGAGGCGCTTACGTCTCTGAAAACCTTTCGGATCGCTGGAAAGAGGCTCCAGATGTCAGCTTTGACATGGTGCAAAACACCATCTTTCAGGACAGAGAGCGTCAGGTTTTTCTAATGGTGCTGGGGGCTGTCGTGCTTTGGGAGCTGTTGGCCTCCCCTCTGGAGCGGACAGTGGACGAGGGTCTCTATGAATATCTTGACTTCGTCGATGCGACTGACAGGTATGGAAAGCTGTGGATTTGGAGTTACTTGGGTGCATCCGGAGGAGCCTTCAGCATCGCCGTGTTTGTGGATCAGCTGAACTGCTTCCTCAGCAGTAACGTCTCCCGCCTCGCGGTCCATTTCTATGGGTATGCTGTCCTCATGACGTTGTCGTTCGTTGCCAGCATCTTTTTCCCGACCTATATTCCCAAGAAAACCAAACATATGAACAAAACTGCCAAAGCCCTGAGCCTTATAGGCAGCGACGGCCGAGCAGTCCTGTCTGCTGTGACCGTCGTCCTTACTGGTGTGGCGGGGTCCACAGCGCAGAACTTCCTCTTCTGGCAGATGCAGGACCAAGGCAGCAGCGAGACGTACATGGGGCTTGCTGTGGCCGTCGGGCTAATTGCTGAACTTTTGCTTTACTTCTTCAAAAGCAAGTTGCTGAGGACTCTCTCGAGCAGCGTCGTCGTCGCGCTGAGCCTCGGCTGCCTGGCGGTGCAGCTGCTGTGCTACTCGTTCCTGTGGAGCGCGTGGTCCGTCCTCCTTGTCCAGGTTTTGTCCGCCGTTAGTAACGGTGCGTTGTGGTGGGCCGTTAACCTGACCGTCGACGACATTGCCACTCCCGGGATGGAGAGATGCCTGCACGCTGTCCTGCGAGGCCTCTCGCACGgcgcgggagcagccctggggagcGTGGCGGGGGGATTCGTCGTGGCCAGCTTCGGCCTGGCGGTTTTGTACAGGGCGTGCTGCGTGGGCCTGGTGCTCTGGTTGTGCGTCTTCTTGATCGTCCAGTCTAGGTTGCCTCGGCAGAAAAAGATTAACTATTCTCATCTCCTGGCTGCTGATTCCAGTGATGCGAGTGACTccgaggaggagaaagaaagggactGGCTGGTAAAAGCTATGAAGGATGACGGCTTTAGTAGGAATTGGTAA